The genomic region GATCGTAATTGATATTCATGGCATCATAACCCATGAAAGTTGGATATTGAATGCCGTAGTACTGCAAATTACTTATCACATGCATTAAGCAAACTTCTGCACCCAAGGTTTTCGCCAGTTGATATCCTTTATTTACCACTTCTTCGGAAGCTGGATTGTAATCGATTGCTATAAGTACTTTTTTCATGATTTGAACCTCTTTACACTCCTAAAGATAAATAAATATGAAGAAAATTAACAGCAGTTTAAGGTTAATATTTCTACAAATTTTGAAGAATCGTTATTCTTTTATGATTAACAATGAAGCTTTTACACCGGTTGATAAATTCCAGATATTGGATGATATTTCCACGCCCTTATCATCAAAAACAGCAAATTGTGCAGTATTCGGGCCCGAAGTTCCTTGGTTAAGTGCCTTGAATTCAATTTTATTAAACCCTTGCTCCAGGTCTATGTAAAAACCTTTAAAAGAAGATTCTAGGAAAATATTAGGTACCACCACTTTATCATTAACGATTACGCTTACGCGGTCCCCATCGACATATTGATGATCCCTACAAAGAATTTTAACGGATTTAGCATTGCTTTTAAAATCCCCAAAGTATTGTGTAGAAGTAGCGCCTACCCTAGTATCTTCTTTTCCCGTAAGTTCCCTGTTTAGTTTTTTCTCAAAATGGTCGCCTGGATCTAAAAAAGCTTCATTTTTATCCATCATATTGACCTCTTTGTTGGCGAGATCTTTGGTTGTAGGAGTTTTAGGGGCTTCGGGAATATTTATATCCGGAACCGTTTTTATGTCCAATGATGTACTTTCAGGAGCATTTTCTTTTGGCTGTTCAACGGCATTCAAGCCTTCCAATTTGATAGGGGTGTTTTGCAAATCGCCTTGCTGGGCAAAAGTACTTCCCAAACAGATGATGAGTAAAAATATGGTAACTAAAAACTTCATAATACTAACATTCATACACGTGATAAATATAAAGCCTTTTGTAAAAAAAATATAAAAGCCATTTCATCTCGTGGTAAAAATAGTATCCAAATTTATGCCAAACACTTTAATTTATGTTAATTATATACCGTAATATACTAAAAGCCATTTTTCAAGATATGTGCATACCTTAAAAAATAGCTTTTACAGTTGGCTAGTAAATTTTTCCTATTAAAAAAAACGGTAAAGTACTAAACTACTCTTACCCTTGATCCCGTTCCAGTTGTCTTTGAATTTTATTAATTGCAGACTCAATTGATTTTTCGGGTTCGATTACGTTGTATGCTCCCCAAAATTCAGGATCGGAGAAACCAGAGGCCTCATCTACGATAATTACCGACTTTCGGAGTCTATCCCTTCCTTTTACATTTCTAACATCGCCATTTTCAACCCAGTCTGTAATGGCCATCTCGCTGGTTACGTAATACTTCGAATTAAATAATTTCCCTTTTCGGTCCACTACAAAAGCAAGTTGTACATTACCATAACCATAGTACCACTTTCCGTCCTTAATTCTATAGTCTACTCGGTAAGAGGCTTCTGTGGGATACACGTCGATACCGCTAGGTTTACGACGTACCAACAATTCACTGGCGCGCTCCCTGTTTTCTAAATTAAGTTTAAAGACGGCACTTACCAAAGCTTGAGTTTGAGCATCTATAAATAATTTTCCATAAAACAAAGGTTCTGTAACATTTTCCTTTTGCTTAAAATTAACCACATAAACAGATTTATCATTTATGGTTGTAGAAGGATCGAAACTAAATTCGTAGTATTTTATCAATTCTTCCGTATAAATATACTCGGGATACTTCATGATATCTATAAATAAGGGCGTAAACGGACCTCCTTGGAGCTTTAAGGCTACTGTGTCCAGGCGGTCGTAATTAGTACTTTTTCTGGATTTATGAAGATCTATTACATCTGCCCTACCTGAAGAATTTGGCTGCTTATAGATGTATGCAACAGCTTCTGAAAGAGAAGCGTCTTTATTTCTTTTTTTTATGGTTTCCCTATAAAATGCTGTCATTTTTACAGGAGAAGTCAAATAATTTTCACCATTTCGTTTTAACATACTCAATACCAAAGACAAGGCGTCTTTTGGAGCACTCAAATCTACTTCAGCCAATTCAATGGAAACCGGCACTAGATTTATCACATTCTGCTCTTTTGTTAATTTAGAAAGTGGAATAGATCTTTTGGTGTATCCCAAAAAGGAGATCACTAGACTATTCTGTAAATATTCTTCAGGGACTTTTAAAGTAAATTTCCCTTCTGAATTAGTTACAGAGCTAATATTGGTATCTTCGACAACCAAGGTTGCAAAAACGAGTTCGTCGCCAGTTTTATCATCTTTTACAACTCCTTTAAATTCTTTATAACTTGTAGTGTCCTGTGCTATTTGTATCGGTTCGGCTCCAAAAGCATTTATCGTGAAACAAAAAGTAATTAAAAAAAGTACGGTGAATAAAACAGGCTTAATATTTCCAAGATTTTTCATATACCTGATTTTTGTTTTTCATTAAAAGATACAAAAAAATGTTGGATAATTCTCTGAAGGAAATCTTAAATTATATACGGAATATACTGATTGTGTGAAGGGTATAAAAAAACTCCCAAGCTTTTGCCCGGGAGTTCATAAGTAGGATTCAGGTAAGACTTGAGGCAAGTCTTTTTTAAAACTTAAATTAAAACTGCTTTGGGGCTGGCAGCTCATTTAAACTACATAGTAAAAGTAAAAGCTAATTTTGATATTTGAAACATTTTGTTGTCAACTCCGCTTTTTTGTAGGTGTAACACAATTTTTATGGTAATTCATCGTTGAAAGCCGATGAAATTTTAACATTTTTAGCAACTAAAGCCATTAAATCTTCCAGGATTATTGGTTTGTTAATAATAGCGTTCACCTGAATTCCAGAATTTTGTAAACTTCTATTCTGTTGTTTATTGGAAGTGGCTATAATTACAGGAATATTATCATCTAGTGAATTCTTTAGCTTTTGAATAAAATTAGCTCCGCTGAAATTAACCATTGAAAGTCCGTATAAAACTAAGTCTGCATTAATGTTTTTTAATTGTGATAAGGCACTCATTTCGTTGGTAAAAGATTCTACTGAATAACCTTCTTTTTTTAGCCGAAAAGTTATTAGGGATGAAACCATTCTATCTTCTTCAATCAACAAAATGGTTTTTTTAGTCATTTATCTTAGAAATTTGTTGTTTCAATTCAGCCTGCACCAAGGTATATTCTACTTTAAAATCTTCTATTAAATTTTCTATGTTTTTAAAAGTGTCTAGATGTTGACATTCTTTTTGAATCATGTCCAAATAATCCAACAGAGTGTAGGCTTGAATCATTTCAAGACCATTTTTAATTTTATGTGCAGCCCTAGAAATTGAAAATCGGTCTTTTGCCTTTAAATAGATCTCAGCGGCATCGTAAAACTCTTCAATATTTTCATCTAATAACGCTACAATTTCATTTAAATATTCCTGATCTCCTAAACACTCGCTCTTTAACTTGGAAATATCCGCCCGCTTCAAATTCTTTTGCTTCTTCACACGAAAGTAATTATTAATATTTCTCATTTCTTTCAATACATCCGGTTCTACTTATTTTCTTTAAATAGGAGTTCGGTATTAAATTTTAATGGCACGATTTGGGGTAATCGCCAACTGAACCTTTAAAACTTATAAATGGTTCAATTTGAAACAAACATAGAGCCTTAAATATGTAATAAAAACTTTTTGTTGTGTAGCAAAGAATTTTGTATGTGAAAAATGTGCTGCTTAAAGCGTGATAGTTTAACGTAAATTTTGAAGAATAAAATCTATACTAGAATTAGTGTTTTTATTAACTGAATATGAGTCGGTTATATGTACTGAGTTTGAAGCCAAACCGATATTCTGTAATTTTTTTATAGAATCTAAACGATCTATGGAAACTTTCCCGGTTAATAAAGGCGAAAGCGAATTTCCTTGTTTGTAATATTCATATATTTTTTTGAGACCGGTTAAATATAAATAATCCTTTGTATAGCCTCCTCCTCGATGTATCCGTAATGTAATGATAAATGCTTTATCCCTATCCAATTTATATTGGTTATGCAGTAAATCGAAGGTATCTGCAAAAGAAAAACCTTTTATAAGACTGTCTGCTGCAATAACACGGTATGCTAAAATCTTTAAACGGTTCAAGGTTAAAGCGCCACTCATATACTCACTAAAAACCGCTAGTCCTTCTTGAGTTTCAACGTTCTTTGGAAAACCATTGGAAAATATTTTTAGGGGCTGATTCAAACCGTTGTAAGTGGTTACCATATGGACCCCAATCTCATGGTTCGCCAAAGTCTTTAACTGATTTTCGTTGAACTTCGCATTCTTTTTTATAAAGAGCGTTTGGGTGCTGTTGGAGACCATGGCGTCTGCAGCAATGCTGGTGGAGAGTTTAATGTTCAGTGGAAAATCGTAACGTTCCACAAAATCCTCAAAATAAGCCTGCGCATCTAAGGCTGTAAATCTCTTTTCCAAAGACTCTAGGTCTTCCTCATTTTTTAAATGTAGAATAAAGCGCGCGTTATCAACATCTTTTTGCTTTGGGGTCCCATAGAGTCGCAAGCTATTGTAAAAAAACTTTTTCTTTTCCCCAATAGCTTCAGCACACTGTACCATGTTCGCATAGTAATAAATGATGCTTTGGTAGAGTGCCCTGATATCATCATCCTCTATTTTTTCCAGTTTATGGGAAAATAAAAGCCTTTGCAGTTTAAAAGCATTGAATTTTTGTTTCGGATACTTAAAAATAGGCTCTTCAGTATATTTAGAAGTGAAAAACCGGTGTTTTTCCTTTTCTGTATTTAGCGGATTAAGGTAGCTTAGAAGCTCCACCCGTTTAATCAAGCGATCTAAATTTTTATCAATCGCAAATAAA from Galbibacter sp. BG1 harbors:
- a CDS encoding flavohemoglobin expression-modulating QEGLA motif protein encodes the protein MIEQDIITENANLFAIDKNLDRLIKRVELLSYLNPLNTEKEKHRFFTSKYTEEPIFKYPKQKFNAFKLQRLLFSHKLEKIEDDDIRALYQSIIYYYANMVQCAEAIGEKKKFFYNSLRLYGTPKQKDVDNARFILHLKNEEDLESLEKRFTALDAQAYFEDFVERYDFPLNIKLSTSIAADAMVSNSTQTLFIKKNAKFNENQLKTLANHEIGVHMVTTYNGLNQPLKIFSNGFPKNVETQEGLAVFSEYMSGALTLNRLKILAYRVIAADSLIKGFSFADTFDLLHNQYKLDRDKAFIITLRIHRGGGYTKDYLYLTGLKKIYEYYKQGNSLSPLLTGKVSIDRLDSIKKLQNIGLASNSVHITDSYSVNKNTNSSIDFILQNLR
- a CDS encoding response regulator is translated as MTKKTILLIEEDRMVSSLITFRLKKEGYSVESFTNEMSALSQLKNINADLVLYGLSMVNFSGANFIQKLKNSLDDNIPVIIATSNKQQNRSLQNSGIQVNAIINKPIILEDLMALVAKNVKISSAFNDELP
- a CDS encoding carboxypeptidase-like regulatory domain-containing protein — translated: MKNLGNIKPVLFTVLFLITFCFTINAFGAEPIQIAQDTTSYKEFKGVVKDDKTGDELVFATLVVEDTNISSVTNSEGKFTLKVPEEYLQNSLVISFLGYTKRSIPLSKLTKEQNVINLVPVSIELAEVDLSAPKDALSLVLSMLKRNGENYLTSPVKMTAFYRETIKKRNKDASLSEAVAYIYKQPNSSGRADVIDLHKSRKSTNYDRLDTVALKLQGGPFTPLFIDIMKYPEYIYTEELIKYYEFSFDPSTTINDKSVYVVNFKQKENVTEPLFYGKLFIDAQTQALVSAVFKLNLENRERASELLVRRKPSGIDVYPTEASYRVDYRIKDGKWYYGYGNVQLAFVVDRKGKLFNSKYYVTSEMAITDWVENGDVRNVKGRDRLRKSVIIVDEASGFSDPEFWGAYNVIEPEKSIESAINKIQRQLERDQG